Part of the Pieris napi chromosome 6, ilPieNapi1.2, whole genome shotgun sequence genome, cacagaacgctgatcatctacttgtctataaagaaaaacaccACGAAATGGCATTCTCTTACGGCCGCTTTATATACTAATTGATGTATCttctaaaattatttccaaTCCAGATTTTTTGCGATCGATCGAGAATCTGCATTTCTGTAATCAATCCCTGATTTCAATCCTTGGATTTGTCGTTTTGACGTGGTTTCGTTTTACGTGTTGCTCTTATTTGTGAGGAACTATATTATTACTTGAACAcgtgattatttatataaaacgtaTAGATTTACTGTAAAAtcatagtatattttatataacagcaTATTAAATTGCGAGTAACAGCTGTAAAATAGTTTAACAGCCGAAATTTGTTTTGCATCGTGTAGCTGTTGAAATCTTGAAAAATGGAACGTGCAGAAGCGTCCTAGCAACTGTCAACGATACGGATTACGGATATACAACACAACTGACAACAgcctaatttaaattacaatggAGCCTGAAACTGTAAGTATTTATAGAATACTTCTATTTAATAATGGTGTgttaattaaaagtacacttataattatgtaatttgtttGTAGAACAAAGGTAAAGCTCTTTCCAAAGATGAGACGAAGGGCCTTCTCTCATTAATTGagggaagtaaaattataaataataagaagaTGAACGCCGCCAGCAACAGATTAAAGCTTCAAGAATGGGAACGAATCGCCATCGCATTTAATTCTTCGGTGGGAACCTGTCCCCGTACGCCTCAACAATTGCGATTAAAATGggaaaatttaaagaagaacTCACGAAAGCGTACTTCTCAATTACGAATCAAggtaaattataacaaaatcaCATTGTTTTTACAATGTAGTAtgttatacttaaatatatttattatattactttcaGACGGGCGGTGGACCTCCAGAATACTTTGCATCCGATGAAATCCTGGATCGAGTAGCTAGGTTGCTAGGTTGCACTGGAGAGGGACTGAAAGCAATCTCTGGTGGTGATGTAACCCATGAAAATATTGGTGATGAGGTTGCTGTTGGTGATGAGGTTGCTGTTGGTGATGGGGTTGCTGTTGGTGATGAGGTTGCTGTTGGTGATGGGGTTGCTGTTGGTGATGAGGTTGCTGTTGGTGATGGGGTTGCTGTTAGTGGTGGAGTCAGTGTTTGTGAGGGGGTTGGTGTGGATGGAAGTGTTAGTAGAAGATTAACAAATGCTGACAATGGGGCACGGGCAAGAAATATTGCTATAGCAGATTATTacattgcaaaaaaaaagtttttagatTCTAAGTTGGAGAATATTATGTTAGAAAATGTTAAGTTAAAATTGGAAATTAAGAAGCTTAAGGGGGATGTATAACTttagaattaaaacaaaaatgttaatactaattttaattgtgCTTATGTTaagtattgtattattttatttcttattgtaGTAGTATGATTAGTTttgttaaaacatattttgtaaaaatcactttttaatagtatgtaaattttatttaataagtacttaaaagaaattaaaacttgTCTATGTCTTATACCACTTTGACTATCATTATTTCCCAGTGATCCTCTAGTTATTTGACTTTCTTCGGGGATGTCAACTTCGGGTGGAACTTCCTCAATATTATAATTCCTACATATATTGTGAAGTACAGCTGTAGCCATTATAGCGGCCTGTATATTGTACAGTGACAATCACATAGTAACTGGGAAGCGATATTTCCAGACTCCATATGtacaaaaatttgtaaaaattttatgtgACAACCTTTcccatataatatatattttgtttgctaaatacttttatgttattataccTTTCAATAGTGTTTGTAGTTTTAATGTGGATTTTATTTCTTGTCTTGTTATGGGGTTCAACAAAGTTGTAAGCAAGTATGGTCGGTTTGGATAGGCACTATACCCAAATAATCAACAATTTCCTAGACACCTTCACATTGAGCTGTAAAAACTCAACCTAAAAGTAgcataataatctttattaaaaaacacaatatacaataacctatattaatattaccacttcatattgaattattataaatagtatcATCATGGGCAGAACCACATTTAATAATTGAGGTCTGCATCACAAACAGCTTGGACATTAATAGAAAGAAcctatacagaaatctgaggccaagacctaaacaggttgtagcgtcactgatttattttattttaatgtaggtTATGaacatcattaaaaaaataagttctgaatatacatttattgtcAGTTCTCAAATAAAGTAGAACCGACAAGAAGAACTAGCAATAACTCTCCTTATCAAGGTTTTTTATCCTTTTTTTTACCTAGCTCGATATATTCTtgattgaaatttaataaagaagaaaCCCAATTGTCAATCATAGGGATCAGGAAATAATTAGTATAGGAACAATGAGAGAGGGTACACCGTACACTGATAATAAATACTTCACTATACGCACTTATCAATATATGATTGAGGGcgtgattaaataaaacaatggcAATAATCTAAATCAGTGTCATATCGAATCCACATAGAAAACGGATTAATCAAATATGGccgtgttttaattataaatcaccctcaacaaatttataaaataaaaatatcaatttcgAACTTGGGATAATACGAGTATAAAAATACACGTAAGTAACGGGAATTACACTTGGGAATCGAACTTCGTTCCTCGTTTATTGACTTACGTAAAAAATAAGTCcgaatatgtaaaatataaaacgtttaaagaatatttaatttacgttaaattatattttttaaaattaacttttccTGTGTTGGCGAATCCTTTAAAGTCTTTCAAGTGAGGCTATGCCctatggaattcacttccTGTCTCTAGTCGCTTAGCTcctctatcttcctttaaatctctACTGAGCAaccattacctgtccacatcgtatcttAAATTTCGTACTAACTGATGTGAAATTGATCgaaaattatcgtgattcatgtgcattTTTTCATGTGTAATATTGTCCAATTCActgtttacataatatgttttatacgctcgaaagcgataaggccgccagttgccctccttttcatttaattatgtcaactgtattatatttaggtttgcaacgaagtgttaattaataaataagctatctattttatacataaaataactatacaaCATAGCTATAGAGTCAagcttttatttaagttatgttCACTAAACCAGTGAACATTAAACACATCCTCGATAAATGAAAGGTATGGAAAGAGGCGCCCTAATCAAATACACGTTTTCGTTTCGGCAGTGACACGAGATTATTGATGTAAATACACAGGCATAAAATAGATTGTATGtatataagataaaaatacttGCTTTACAAATGAATCGgtcattttaaaatactcttaagtatttttttttttgaacatGCTTTTTTGCTGAATTCTTGAAGTGAAATGCGTATTCtgggtaaaaaaaaacacgtaaGTCGATACCTATGTTTATCTTCAAATAATACGTTCATTTCATAAACAACATGTACCTTAAAGATATTGAAAATAtgacaaatataagagtctgtACTCCAACTTTGTTTTAGTTCCCTTTGAAGTAGAGACACTTTGGCcttggggttcaagtgcacaggcgcttattaaagttTGCTCCTGTTAGATAGTatcggtgaccccagagctggtgctttcctcgctcaacaaataagtatcgcagtacagcgaggaaaagctgccagcgttaaaggcaGTCCACAGGAaccaaactttataaatttgttttaattttctatttattattattattactatgtaggttaagaaaatttgtaaatgctgtatatttgtgtaaagtataaaaacaatagaaagTCTGTAAAGTTTgagtaaacataaatttataaaatatgacaaataaacatacataatacagGTAAAATGTTAATGGGTCATTGTCAAATTTGGCACAGGTAACCTTGTCCCTCAActgagattatttttttagttgtaataaaagttgttataaataacctctttcaaattttatattaaatacaataaacatgCTATGGTTTTGGAGAGAATACTCGGACAAATCctgtaaaaagaagaaaaagacTAATATGGTAAATGAATTTATAAGAGAAAACACCTCGaatctaatattaaaatcaggCCAACAATCACAGTTACAGTGTTTTAATAGAAATCAAGAGTTAGAACGAAACAATGAGTTGATTGTGGAAAAGGTAAACAACTGTAAAAGATGCCAGAAAtgacaaaacaaaagaaacttCAAGATTCAGTAACACACCCTGCCCTGATAATATAACTcttattatttgtttgttttgtgaaattaaacttatatgaaatgtattctttgttttgtttctcatttctcaaccattcaatcacaatgtgccatAGCTAAGCGTGGCCAGGTACCGTGACtagtactgtatatttgtttactaaaaataaaacttttttaacctAAAGGCAGGGTCAGTAGACAAGTCAGTCGCAGCGCCAATGTCGGCGCGTGACTgactttaactgtttacatgAAGTAAGTAGTAGTGGTGCGCTTCTCACGATGAGCACACGTGTGTGAAGTCAGTGGTAAAAATGAATTCGCGAAAACAACTGAAAcgacgatttaattatttgttgaaaaatttatcaattttgctGTTGAATGACTTAATAGAAATGGTAGAAAATgagataactaaaaataaacgacAATGGGTAAGAAAATGGATTGACGATAGAAACGAAACTAGTGGCTCTGCTTTGTTGCTGAAGCAATTGCAATTTGAAGATCCTGCTGAGTACAAACTGGCCATATAATTGCACCAATTATAAGGTTTCGTCTTCGCTAAGCTTCATTTTCATCGCCAGCGAAAAAAACGTGGTCACTCTACAACGCAGCGGCAGTGACTAACCACGCACTGACTTGTCTGTTTACACGGGGTTTATTTGGCTGGCGCGGGGGTGCGCGGGTGGCGGGGGGCGCCAActgacttttaaaatattcgtgtccgaatattcaagtcagcgctgacttcaagccactgtactgacttcaaatcagtttacacagggtttttttcgggtcagcactgacttgcctcgaatttgtagtcagttactgaccctgtgtaaatcagctcTATCGTTAGCTCGTCTTATGACTCAATCccatataaattaacaaacttTTTCAGATGTTTTCTGAGTTTAGTGAGCGTATTGTTAAATATCTCTTGTATATGCaatataaccttttttttaaagatggaGCAACCAGCACCGGGATCAACAGTATCAGTCGTCTCATCAACACCTTTTCCCGCATCTACGGCTGCCATGGAAGACCCAAGGATGAACAAATCAAGGGTTGAAAAACTGAAGCGACGTATTATTCGGGTGGTTGCGGGTAAACTTAGCCAAAACCCGgatgaaaaagaaattaataaaatgtggGAGGCGATGAAAAAGTCTTGCAAGTGTGATTGTAAATTGCTGtggtaagtatttaaaatcaaaaatcatttatctaaatatataaaataaagtcgtgttagttacaccactcataactcaagatcggctggaccgatgttagttatctcttttaagtgaatttttctccgctctgaatagcagaataagtaataaaatatcggataagttatccaataacaattaattccttaattttacgaatgcaaacagcatTTTGTGCCTTCTGTTGAGAAAACTACGCATAATTTTACATCGAATTcctgtcagttcaagaaattccgatcttgaggcgaatgagatgcataaccaggctttgatcttgatcgaagACGTGTTACctcattaaaaatgttgtatatcagaaagtgctttaacatgcagtatcgcaaaattggcgctagagagaagaggcctaatgtgtaaaactgccattcttctttcgcaatggcaagcaataaaacatttctgtgtttgcaaaaaaaattgtattaatgttatgttaattaccttaatgaaatcctaaaataagtttaactaaagttaacacgaCATTATTAGACTGTAAGGTGGAACGAAGTTCTCcgagtcagctagtatattatatatgtaaccaATTTATGTAccccaaaatatcaaaattatcaTTTACTCCCAGTTCTCAAATCTAGGGTGTAAAATGGGCAAggcttatcttaatatatgcGATGGGATTCGATTGTAAACGTTATAGTTAGGAGTTTTGGTCATAAAAttcgtattttattataaatacagttttatctataatttaaCGAAAGAAGCCTATTTacactaaataaattgtgtaatGGAAACTACGTGTGCGTTAATTATATTCCCAAAAAAAAACTGTGAGTGAAACTGTGTATCAGTGTACTCTTCAATCTTAAAAATCACTAGAATTGGTtttcacaaataaattatgttaaagttcttgcccgctctacgcccttgacttgcgacttgactggtagtaaatgtaaatttagaaataatttaacattttttctgttgacatttataagtgtacttggttacctaatattaataaagtttgagtttattaaatatttgaactatTTAGCTGTTGCTAAgtaacacacgccgtcgagtacggaatttatttaattactaataaaaaaaactaatttaaagtaaaacaaaacacaattaCCTAACCATTAATAGAAATCACTTTGTACCATTAATACAAATCCACACGGTCGGTTCCGGATTGAGTCCACGACTTTTATATGTGTGATGCATGGGTTTTTCGTacgttcatttaatatttatttatgatttgaaaCAAGCATTTGAGTAGAGTTAGCCTCCTTCCTGCGCCTCTCAACCCTCAGATCGTTTATCGAATCACAGCCTTTTTCTGTTCTTTGTGCACATTTAATTAGTCTAAAaatcgacggcatgtgtcaggtacagaaggctgatcacctacttgtcacTCAATCcgactttaaataatattaatttttttataaacaggAAACATATGCGAGCGGTTACAGTGAAAAAGCTGAAACGTCTGATCTCAGCTGACGACAGAGTAGAAGATATAACGGACATAGCAAGGCTTACAATAACAGATTGGTTGTTGTACGACCTCGTACTGGCACACGAGGACATTGATGTTATTGGACAGGTAAGAAACGTAGGATATGAATCTTCAATTTCTGACAGCAAAGTTGAGGTTTTGCTGTGGCCAGGGCCGATAGGGGAGTGCAACCGGGGCTACAAACCTGGGGCTTCCACATAAGAGGGGACCCCACAATATActtcgtaaaaaaatattgaagtttTAAATTCCGACCAGTAAACACTaataaacaactttttttgttaaatactaaaagCGTCTAGGTACTTggtttcacaataaattattgaaaaactcGATTGAAACAAATGGTTCATTTAATTAGGAAAATCATTTGGGGCCAGTTGTTGCAATAAGAtatattggcctagtggcctCAGCAATCTTGAGTagatccctgaggtcgtaggttcgatccccggctgtgctccaatggattttctttctatgtgcgcatttaacattcgctcgaacggtgaaggaaaatatcgtgaggaaagcttgccttagacacaaaaagtcgttggcgtgtgtcaggcacagactGATCAccttttagattgacaaatgatcatgaaacagatacagaaatctgaggcccagacctaaaaaggtttgccactgatttatcgtaattttatatatcttattaGTTTCTATGTTTACACATTTTAACTTGGTTCCACGTCCTCTGTACCTACTTCTACTGGCCTTCTTCCCTTGACAATCGGAGAAGCTCTCGTTTTActttaaacaaagtttttcTGAACAGGATATATGGGATAAAACTGGCGAAGAGCCGGAACCACTGATTGAATTATTCTTCCTCGTGGATGAATATCACATTGAGAAACTCGAAGGGACCCAATTGATTGAAGCTTGGCTTAATCTAACTCGAGAATATAATGACaggtaagtttttatttacttttaagcAATATACATTGTTAAAAccattgtaatatttatacatacacatcaattatcgCGCGACGACCGTCTGACAACTGACTTATttgaggcagtttttgccgcgcgaAAATgggtaccaattctttaaagacCAGCATCGCAcacgcgagccttctggcaatgtcagTGTCCATgtgcgatatcacttaactttAGGTGAGTTTCCTGCccggttaaaaaaaaaaagtgcgtgcgtacaaagtaaatatgtcagaagtgaaacttctttggcaaactaatttttaaaaaatcgaaATCTAAacctttagatttccgagacttagagggaaaaaggaagatatgttaggaatttaatgaatttaattgttcttAAAGTATAAGTgtcgaaaataaatacaaataatattttttttttctatgataataaaaccacgtggcattttaatttacaatacgtgatttgagatttcaataaattattttgcataaaatactaatatttcactaattctctttacgaaattttaattttaaaaatagaatttctataaggtaattcacccttttttttgttatcttaatgttatcttagttataagctcatgttttaaacaattgaagccagttgttacccagctcctaataaagtttttcatttaacatatatctCAACATACACAACAACCGCTACCaaacttgtaaataattatattctcTTGGTAATACAAGAGTAATTAAAAGTATCGTTGACTAATACTATTTTGTAGTCGGATCATTTAAGGTAATTTAACGTCGAAgatattcattaaataaaacgtttgCAGTGGCCGCAAATGTTCGCCAATGTTGCTCCAACGCC contains:
- the LOC125050425 gene encoding uncharacterized protein LOC125050425 isoform X2; its protein translation is MEPETNKGKALSKDETKGLLSLIEGSKIINNKKMNAASNRLKLQEWERIAIAFNSSVGTCPRTPQQLRLKWENLKKNSRKRTSQLRIKTGGGPPEYFASDEILDRVARLLGCTGEGLKAISGGDVTHENIGDEVAVGDEVAVGDGVAVGDEVAVGDGVAVGDEVAVGDGVAVSGGVSVCEGVGVDGSVSRRLTNADNGARARNIAIADYYIAKKKFLDSKLENIMLENVKLKLEIKKLKGDV